The following are encoded in a window of Castanea sativa cultivar Marrone di Chiusa Pesio chromosome 5, ASM4071231v1 genomic DNA:
- the LOC142634879 gene encoding secreted RxLR effector protein 161-like, whose protein sequence is MVCTRPDIAHAVGVVSRFMINLVLKGYVDADWAGDLDGRKSTLRYLYTFARGAISWQSRLQKCVALSTTEAEYIAA, encoded by the exons ATGGTTTGCACACGACCAGATATTGCTCATGCAGTTGGTGTTGTCAGCAGGTTCATGATTAATCTTG TTTTGAAGGGTTATGTAGATGCAGATTGGGCAGGTGACCTTGATGGTAGGAAATCTACATTGAGGTACTTATATACTTTTGCAAGGGGAGCTATATCATGGCAGTCAAGATTGCAGAAGTGTGTTGCCTTATCTACAACTGAAGCTGAGTACATTGCAGCTTAA
- the LOC142634881 gene encoding uncharacterized protein LOC142634881: protein MATDANQKVLPLAFAVVDKESGASWGWFLECLRNSIGHVIPNEGICIIYDRHKGIKCAIAEWPLGDDGKLQDVEINALRRVDPDDPHLERYMPYTYLMSEDVEKWTQSHDGGRRYGAMTTNISECFNGVLKGARGLPIAAMVEFTWCKLVAYFHDRHKQITSDRSQGKVWSDYAMGIYNTNLQKTSGHTVREFNHETGVYQVVTPYNDHRGGGGNHSHEVRVFARTCGCGKWQNIKIPCSHAIKVLQQLHLNATSYIDPCYSLENVIHTYSHQFVVPMSESLWRDVRGPRRAEARFWNGIVRGSYSYLRYGQQVLGNYVDYVVST from the exons atggcaacGGATGCTAACcaaaaggttttgcctctcgcctttgctgttgtggacaagGAGTCAGGGGCTAGTTGGGGGTGGTTTTTAGAGTGTCTCAGGAATTCGATAGGGCATGTGATACCTAACGAGGGCATTTGCATTATTTATGACCGACATAAAGGTATCAAATGCGCCATTGCTGAGTGGCCTTTAGGTGATGATGGAAAGTTACAG GATGTCGAGATTAATGCACTGAGGAGGGTAGACCCTGATGATCCCCATCTTGAACGCTatatgccatacacatatctaatgagTGAGGATGTGGAGAAATGGACCcagtcacatgatggtggaagacgttacggggcaatgacaaccaatatctcTGAGTGCTTTAATGGGGTACTTAAAGGTGCCCGCGGTTTGCCCATTGCTgcaatggttgagttcacttggtgcaaacttgttgcatatttccATGATCGACATAAACAAATTACTTCTGATCGCTCTCAAGGTAAGGTGTGGAGTGATTATGCAATGGGGATCTATAACACAAATTTGCAGAAAACTTCAGGACACACTGTGCGGGAATTTAATCATGAAACTGGTGTATATCAAGTGGTTACCCCGTACAACGACCATAGAggtggagggggaaaccacagtcatGAAGTGCGCGTATTTGCTagaacatgtggttgtggaaagtggcaaaacATTAAaatcccttgttcacatgcaattaaagtTTTGCAACAATTGCATCTCAATGCGACTAgctatattgacccatgttacaGTTTGGAGAACGTCATTCACACatattcacatcaatttgtggtgccaatgtcagagtcattgtggagggacgTTCGCGGACCACG gCGAGCGGAGGctcgattttggaatggcaTTGTACGTGGGAGTTATAGTTATCTTCGGTATGGACAACAAGTGTTAGGCAACTATGTAGACTATGTTGTATCGACttag
- the LOC142633837 gene encoding uncharacterized protein LOC142633837 — protein MPPQHEYFDWYKRVTRRFINVLGARLIIMIEGYARLLRRHPVGTEDHKDITDVLNPVQEIGRVQAPIPEAPNEEAATPAAAPTQSPSTSRALVGRGSRSSVATPRVVPTPDPHPSTPNPSPSPTIPSPIPHPSPSPTIPSPIPHPSSSPTTIPSPTPHPCPGSDIRPPTPRSFPELSPIPSFDLGLDLTPPDMHSQPPSHSTSTGPSSGIDPSHVHVEQPVGLPAEAGGRPKRIAKAPPCGTGGHKHGHNAGPEVSDEGHARPPPHYTRRRKVQKR, from the exons ATGCCTCCACAACACGAGTACTTTGATTGGTACAAAAGGGTAACTCGGAGGTTCATCAATGTCCTCGGTGCTAGATTGATTATAATG ATTGAAGGATATGCCCGTTTGTTGAGGCGTCACCCAGTGGGCACCGAGGACCACAAGGACATTACTGATGTGCTAAATCCAGTGCAGGAGATTGGCCGTGTACAAGCTCCTATCCCTGAGGCCCCGAATGAAGAGGCAGCTACTCCTGCGGCAGCGCCTACTCAAAGCCCAAGCACAAGCAGAGCTCTCGTCGGACGTGGGTCTCGTTCGTCTGTTGCTACCCCGAGAGTTGTCCCTACCCCCGATCCCCACCCATCCACCCCAAatccatcccctagccccaccATCCCCTCACCCAtcccacatccatcccctagccccaccATCCCCTCACCCATCCCACATCCATCCTCTAGCCCCACCACCATCCCTTCACCCACTCCACATCCATGTCCTGGGTCTGACATCCGTCCACCTACCCCACGGTCATTTCCTGAGCTGTCACCCATTCCTTCCTTCGACTTGGGTCTTGATCTAACCCCTCCTGACATGCACTCGCAGCCACCCTCCCACAGTACATCCACTGGCCCTTCTTCGGGCATTGACCCATCCCATGTTCACGTTGAGCAGCCTGTTGGGTTACCTGCAGAGGCAGGAGGTCGGCCGAAACGCATAGCAAAGGCACCTCCTTGTGGGACAGGAGGGCACAAACATGGACACAATGCTGGGCCTGAGGTATCTGACGAAGGACATGCAAGACCTCCTCCTCATTATACGCGACGGCGTAAGGTTCAAAAAAGGTAA
- the LOC142634882 gene encoding serine/threonine-protein phosphatase 7 long form homolog: MAAANAGQIDYTQPGPIDQSVLTLQANHRSEAIWNGQDPGSLKCRVRTEEFSDREPMVDDRVIDIIKALGLEGLLRTPGREIDHGLITALVERWRQETHTFHMPHGEVTITLQDVEVLLRLPVDGEVITGSTQKEWENVCEKFLGFRPVNNQRKELHGQRILIQRLLEAVANPLPPNATEDQLHKYARCYILALLGDTIFMDKSGDRVHLMWVQQLEDLRNPRRYSWGSACLAWLYRELCRASDKKANQISGCLLLVQYWAWARFPYLCPTVEHGPPADAYGPPVRGGCGSQTRKTGPPTFPGQVPRANSFNVAKPGGVAAL, from the exons ATGGCTGCTGCAAATGCTGGACAGATTGACTACACACAGCCTGGTCCCATTGACCAGTCGGTGTTGACGTTGCAGGCCAACCATCGGTCAGAAGCTATTTGGAATGGGCAG GATCCAGGGTCTCTTAAATGCCGTGTCCGTACTGAAGAGTTCTCCGATCGAGAGCCAATGGTGGACGACCGAGTCATTGACATCATTAAGGCACTCGGTTTGGAGGGACTCCTTAGGACCCCGGGTAGAGAGATTGACCACGGCCTGATAACGGCCTTAGTGGAGCGATGGCGGCAGGAGACTCACACCTTCCACATGCCACATGGTGAGGTCACCATCACATTGCAAGATGTGGAGGTTCTTCTCAGGCTTCCTGTTGACGGCGAGGTCATTACAGGGAGCACGCAGAAAGAATGGGAGAATGTGTGTGAGAAATTTCTTGGCTTCCGACCTGTAAATAATCAGAGAAAGGAACTTCATGGCCAGAGGATTCTCATCCAACGGCTTTTGGAAGCTGTTGCCAATCCATTGCCGCCTAATGCCACAGAGGATCAGTTGCATAAGTACGCacgatgctacatcctagcGCTACTAGGGGACACAATCTTCATGGACAAATCCGGCGATAGGGTACATTTAATGTGGGTGCAGCAGTTGGAAGACCTTCGCAATCCACGAAGGTACAGCTGGGGAagtgcttgccttgcatggttgtaccGAGAGTTATGCAGGGCAAGCGATAAGAAAGCTAATCAGATTAGTGGGTGTTTGCTgttggtccagtattgggcatgggccagGTTCCCATATTTGTGCCCGACAGTTGAACATGGCCCGCCAGCGGATGCTTATGGTCCTCCAGTTCGTG GTGGTTGTGggtcccaaacaagaaaaacaggCCCGCCCACATTTCCTGGACAGGTACCGCGAGCAAATAGCTTCAATGTTGCCAAGCCAG GTGGTGTGGCAGCCTTATGA